The following coding sequences lie in one Spea bombifrons isolate aSpeBom1 chromosome 5, aSpeBom1.2.pri, whole genome shotgun sequence genomic window:
- the LOC128498110 gene encoding rho GTPase-activating protein 28-like — MNDAALSNNKKQLIFDKSVRKLLRRKTMERERPERREHCDVPEGVIRVYAPLHSKVSMAIQLNSRTKAKDILARFQCENSNGTPDSDRINNQSLYEIGGNIGEHCLDPDTYMLDVYNVNPRAEWILKPKNS; from the exons ATGAATGACGCAGCTTTGAGTAATAACAAAAAGCAGCTAATTTTCGATAAAAGTGTAAGGAAGCTGTTACGGAGGAAGACAATGGAAAGAGAAAGACCTGAAAGACGTGAG CACTGTGATGTACCTGAAGGAGTGATAAGAGTTTACGCTCCATTGCACTCAAAGGTTTCCATGGCGATCCAGCTGAACAGTCGGACGAAAGCCAAAGACATCTTGGCAAGGTTTCAGTGCGAAAACAG TAACGGAACACCAGACAGTGACAGAATAAACAACCAAAGTTTATATGAAATAGGAGGAAATATAG GAGAGCATTGCCTGGATCCAGATACCTATATGTTGGATGTGTACAATGTGAACCCTCGCGCAGAATGGATTTTAAAGCCAAAAAACAGCTGA